The Nocardioides marmorisolisilvae genomic interval CCAGGGTGGCGGCGTAGACCGCGTCGAGGTTGGCCGCACTCGTGCTCTGCAGGAGGATGTAGCCGCCGATGCCTTTGCCGGAGCCGAAGAGCAGCTCCGCACTCACCGCCACGATCAGGCCGATCGAGGCGGAGACCCGGATGCCGGTGAACATGAACGGCAGCGCCGCGGGCAGACGCACTCGCGTCATGATCCCGAACGGGGAGACGTGAAGCGTGCGAGCCGTCTGGATCGCGACTGGGTCGACCGCGCGTGCGGCGTACATCGAGTTAAACAGGATCGGCCATAGGCAGGCGATCGCCACCGTGAGGGCCAGCGGGAGCATCCCCTCGCCGATCAGCAGCACCAGCAACGGGCCGATCGCGATGGACGGCAACGGCCGCAGGATCTCGACCGGCAGGGAGAACATCGTGAACACCGTCCTGGAGGCTCCCATCAGCCCCCCGAGGACGACTCCGACGACTGCCGCGATCAGCAGACCAACCATCCACTCGCGCAAGGTGTAGGCGATCTGGGTCCAGAAGTCACCGTTGCCCAGGAGCGTCCAGGCCTGCTCGGCCACCGCGCTCGGTAGCGGAAGTCCGGCTCCGCTGATGACGTGCGTTCGGATCAGCACCTCGCCGAGAAAGAGCACGCCGACCACTCCAACGACACCGAGGATGATCTCGTGGCGCCGCGGAAGGGGGTCGTGAATGAGCTGCATTCGGATCAGTCCTTGGTGGTGATGATGTGGTCGTCGACCTTGTAGTTGCCCTCGATGAGGTGGAGGCCGATGAGTACGTCGGCGATGCGCTGCATGCCAGCGTGATCGAGCTCAACATCGAAGAGCGGCAACTTCATCTCCTTGGCGGCAGCCGGATCGGTGCCGGTCGCCTTCGGGAGCCAGCTGCGGAACTCGTCCTCGTTGGCGGCAATCTGTGCGCGAGCTTCGTTCATGGTCACCGCGAACTTCTGCACAACCTCGGGCTCGGACTTCGCGTACTGCGTGCTGGTCACGAACGTCGTCACAGGCAGAGCTTCATTGGGGCCTTGCACCAGTTCGACGATCTCGCGCAAGCCGGCCTGACGCGCCGAGGTGGCAAATGGCTCGGGCACATAGCCGGCCTCGATGGAGCCGTTCTGGACCCCCGGGATCATCTCGGGGAAGGGCACCTCGATCCAGTCTGGCTTCGCGTTGATGCCCTTGGACTTCGCCAGGTTGGCGAATGCCACATCGCCAACGTTGCTGAGAGTGTTCGTGCCGACTGTCCGCCCATCCAGGTCAACCAGTGTTTTGATCGGCGAATCAGCCTCCACATAGATGTTGTTGCTCCCCTTGCCGAGGCTCGAGCCGAGGGCCACCGTCTGCACCGGCGCCCCCTTTGCGGCAGCGATGGTCGTGCTGATCGAGTTGGCGAAGCTGAACTGGAGCTCCCCGGTGACCACCTTCTGCACGCCCACAGGACCACCCTGCAACGGCTCCAGCTTCACGTCGAGGCCATGCTTCTCAAAGAGGCCCTTGTCCTTCGCCCAATAGACCGGTGAGTAGTCAGCCAGGGGAAGCACGCCGACCTTGACCGTGGTCGTGGAGTCGCCTTCCGCATCGCTCCCGGCGTTCCCTCCGCCAGATCCGCAAGCGGTGACGGCTGCCCCCGCTGCAACAAAGACGGCCGCCAACGGCTTGTTCTTCACGTCTGGCCCCGTCAGCCTTCGTTGACGATCGTGTACTTCGCAGCGTCGTACTTGCCCTGGATGACGCCCAGCTCGGAGAGGAAGTCAGCGATGCTCTGCATCTCCTTGACGTCCAGCTTCACATCGAAGGTGGGCAGGTGCATCACCTTCGCGGCCGCCGGGTCCGTGCTCGATGCCTTGGGCCACCAGGCGCGGAACGCGGCGTCGTTGCCAGCCATCTGGTCGCGGGCTGCGTTGAGCGCGGTGGCGAACTTCTTCACGACGTCAGGATTCGACTTGGCGTACTGGGTGGAGGTCACGAACGTCGACATGGGGAGACCCACGTTGTCACCCTGGACCAGGTCGACGACCTGGCGCAGCCCCGCCTGGCGTGCGGCCGACGCGAACGGCTCGGGGAGGTAGCCGGCCTGGATGGAGCCGTTCTTGACCCCGTCGATCATCTCGGGGAAGGGCACCTCGACCCAGTCGGGCTTGGCGTCGATGCCCTGAGCCTTGGCCAGCTTCGCGAAGGTGACGTCACCGACGTTGTTGGTCGTGTTTATGCCGACCGTCTTCTTGTCGAGGTCGGCCATGGTCTTGATCGGCGAGTCGGCCTTCACGAAGATACCGAGCTCGCCCTTGCCGAGTCCGGACAGCATCGCGACGGTCTGGACCGGTGCGCCCTTGCTGGTCGCGATGGTGGAGCTGATCGGGTTCGAGAACGCGAACTGCAGTTCGCCCGTGACCACCTTCTGCACCCCCACCGGGCCGCCAGGAAGGTTCTCGAAGGTGACATCGAGGCCCTGGTCCTTGAACTGACCGTGGTCCTTGGCCCAGTAGACGGGTGCGTAGTCCGCCAGCGGGAGGACGGCAACCTTGATCTTGGTGTCTCCACCCTTGGCCGTGGCGTCGTTCGCTCCGCCACAGGCACTAACCAGCATCAGGGCCGCAGCCAGAACAGTGACGAGCTTCCAACGATTGTGATTCATGTACACGATCTCCATCGACGAAGGACCAACTGTGGCGCCGGTCACGGTGTGGGCTTCGTCCAGTGTGAATGTCTTGCCTCTAAGAGGTCAAGACCTAAGAGAATGAATCTTTCTCCGATCGTCAGCTCTCAGCGTACAGATGATCGCTCCGGAGCATCCGCCGAAGCAGCCGCTCGAGTTGCAGGCTCTCCGCTGGGTCGAGATCTGCGATCAGCTCCTGCTGGCACGCGATGATGTCGTCGAAGGCTTGGTCGATCCGAGCTCGTCCGGTGTCGGTGATGACCACGAGAACGCCCCGACGATCGCTTTCGTCGCGGCGTCGAGCGATCAGCTTGCGGCGCTCAAGGGAGTCCAGCCGGGAGGTCATCGTGCCGGAGGTGACGAAGGTGAACTCCAGCAGGTCTCCCGGGCGCATCTGTTCGGCAGTCGAGCGCCGGATCGCGGCGAGCATGTCGAAGGACCAGGCCTCCAGGCCATGGGTCTTCAAGGCCTTCTCACGGCAGCGCTCGAAGATCCGTATCACCCGGAGCATGCGGCTCACGACGTGCAGACTGCTCAGGTCCGCTTCTGGCGTGATCCGGTGCATGTCCTCGATGATTTGGTCGACGACGTCCCAGTTCGGAT includes:
- a CDS encoding ABC transporter permease; the encoded protein is MQLIHDPLPRRHEIILGVVGVVGVLFLGEVLIRTHVISGAGLPLPSAVAEQAWTLLGNGDFWTQIAYTLREWMVGLLIAAVVGVVLGGLMGASRTVFTMFSLPVEILRPLPSIAIGPLLVLLIGEGMLPLALTVAIACLWPILFNSMYAARAVDPVAIQTARTLHVSPFGIMTRVRLPAALPFMFTGIRVSASIGLIVAVSAELLFGSGKGIGGYILLQSTSAANLDAVYAATLVAGVLGVMVSTAFAVVDRVAFGWKEGLAQ
- a CDS encoding ABC transporter substrate-binding protein, coding for MKNKPLAAVFVAAGAAVTACGSGGGNAGSDAEGDSTTTVKVGVLPLADYSPVYWAKDKGLFEKHGLDVKLEPLQGGPVGVQKVVTGELQFSFANSISTTIAAAKGAPVQTVALGSSLGKGSNNIYVEADSPIKTLVDLDGRTVGTNTLSNVGDVAFANLAKSKGINAKPDWIEVPFPEMIPGVQNGSIEAGYVPEPFATSARQAGLREIVELVQGPNEALPVTTFVTSTQYAKSEPEVVQKFAVTMNEARAQIAANEDEFRSWLPKATGTDPAAAKEMKLPLFDVELDHAGMQRIADVLIGLHLIEGNYKVDDHIITTKD
- a CDS encoding ABC transporter substrate-binding protein gives rise to the protein MNHNRWKLVTVLAAALMLVSACGGANDATAKGGDTKIKVAVLPLADYAPVYWAKDHGQFKDQGLDVTFENLPGGPVGVQKVVTGELQFAFSNPISSTIATSKGAPVQTVAMLSGLGKGELGIFVKADSPIKTMADLDKKTVGINTTNNVGDVTFAKLAKAQGIDAKPDWVEVPFPEMIDGVKNGSIQAGYLPEPFASAARQAGLRQVVDLVQGDNVGLPMSTFVTSTQYAKSNPDVVKKFATALNAARDQMAGNDAAFRAWWPKASSTDPAAAKVMHLPTFDVKLDVKEMQSIADFLSELGVIQGKYDAAKYTIVNEG
- a CDS encoding MarR family winged helix-turn-helix transcriptional regulator: MEHGSTVRNENPGKSVERPDPGDPNWDVVDQIIEDMHRITPEADLSSLHVVSRMLRVIRIFERCREKALKTHGLEAWSFDMLAAIRRSTAEQMRPGDLLEFTFVTSGTMTSRLDSLERRKLIARRRDESDRRGVLVVITDTGRARIDQAFDDIIACQQELIADLDPAESLQLERLLRRMLRSDHLYAES